From Humisphaera borealis, the proteins below share one genomic window:
- the cysN gene encoding sulfate adenylyltransferase subunit CysN: MMQVDLANEDINAYLARHQKKELLRFLTCGSVDDGKSTLIGRLLHDTKGIYDDQLAAVKKDSVKHGTTGAGEVDLALLTDGLKAEREQGITIDVAYRYFSTDKRKFIIADTPGHEQYTRNMATGASTCHLAIILIDARHGVMSQTRRHSFIVSLLGIKHVVVAINKMDLVGFSQERFEEIKAEYTGFVAKLDIPDVQFIPMSAKNGDNVVEKSEKSPWYQGPPLLAHLESVHIASDVNLQDMRFPVQYVIRPNLDFRGFAGTVASGIIRKGDEVVSLPSGKKSKVASIVTFDGEQDEAFAPQAVTVTLEDEIDCSRGDMLIHPANQPHVSSQIEAMVVWMAEKPFVPGKTYWIKQTTKTVGGEIAEVRYNVDVNTLEKKASNQIAMNEVGHVVLSLNQPLAHDAYRKNQSTGAFIIIDRLSNSTVGAGMILEQQDRGGAAGDHWGHEPVAGKLKQKASSISLAEREQRLGQKGATVLLYGLTGSGKATIAYALEKVLFEAGRTVTVLYGPDMRQGLCRDLGFTADDRSENLRRSAEVAKLFNDSGILTICAFVAPHDAVRVKAKQVIGGERCVSVYLKCDPQIAEQRDRTGAWAAAREAKMASFPGVSATFEEPSAADLVLETDKLTVDESVAKILDALKIRSIA, encoded by the coding sequence ATGATGCAAGTCGATCTCGCTAACGAAGACATTAACGCCTACCTCGCCCGCCATCAGAAGAAGGAACTTCTTCGGTTCCTTACTTGCGGGTCGGTGGACGACGGCAAATCGACCCTGATCGGTCGGCTTCTGCACGACACCAAGGGCATCTACGACGACCAGCTCGCCGCGGTGAAGAAGGACTCGGTTAAGCACGGCACCACCGGTGCCGGCGAAGTCGACCTGGCGCTGCTCACCGACGGCCTTAAGGCCGAGCGCGAACAGGGCATCACCATCGACGTGGCGTACCGGTACTTCAGCACCGACAAGCGCAAGTTCATCATCGCTGATACCCCCGGCCACGAGCAGTACACCCGCAACATGGCGACGGGCGCGAGCACCTGTCACCTGGCGATCATCCTCATCGACGCCCGGCACGGCGTCATGTCGCAGACCCGGCGGCACTCGTTCATCGTCTCGCTGCTTGGCATCAAGCACGTGGTCGTCGCGATCAACAAGATGGACCTCGTCGGCTTCAGCCAGGAGCGGTTCGAAGAGATCAAGGCCGAGTACACCGGGTTTGTTGCCAAGCTGGACATTCCCGACGTGCAGTTCATCCCGATGTCGGCCAAGAACGGCGACAACGTCGTCGAAAAGAGCGAGAAGTCGCCGTGGTATCAGGGCCCCCCGCTGCTGGCGCACCTGGAATCGGTACACATTGCGTCCGACGTGAACCTGCAGGACATGCGCTTCCCGGTGCAGTACGTCATCCGCCCGAACCTCGACTTCCGCGGCTTCGCCGGCACCGTTGCCAGCGGCATTATCCGCAAGGGAGATGAGGTCGTATCGCTGCCGAGCGGCAAGAAGAGCAAGGTCGCCAGCATCGTCACGTTCGACGGCGAACAGGACGAAGCGTTCGCCCCGCAGGCGGTGACTGTCACGTTGGAAGACGAAATCGACTGCTCTCGCGGCGACATGCTGATTCACCCGGCGAATCAGCCGCACGTGTCGTCGCAGATCGAGGCGATGGTGGTCTGGATGGCCGAGAAGCCGTTCGTTCCGGGCAAGACCTACTGGATCAAGCAGACGACCAAGACCGTGGGCGGCGAGATCGCCGAAGTGCGATACAATGTCGACGTCAATACGCTGGAGAAGAAGGCGTCGAATCAGATCGCGATGAACGAGGTCGGGCACGTCGTCCTGAGCCTGAATCAGCCGCTGGCGCATGACGCGTATCGAAAGAATCAATCGACCGGCGCGTTCATCATTATCGACCGGCTGTCCAACAGCACGGTCGGCGCCGGAATGATCCTGGAGCAGCAGGATCGAGGCGGCGCCGCCGGCGACCACTGGGGCCATGAGCCCGTCGCCGGGAAGCTGAAGCAGAAGGCGAGTTCGATCTCGCTCGCCGAGCGCGAACAGCGGCTGGGGCAGAAGGGGGCGACGGTCCTGTTGTACGGCCTGACGGGCAGCGGCAAGGCGACCATCGCCTACGCGCTGGAAAAGGTGTTGTTCGAAGCCGGTCGCACGGTGACGGTGCTGTATGGCCCGGATATGCGCCAAGGGCTGTGCCGCGACCTGGGCTTTACCGCAGACGACCGCAGCGAGAATCTCCGCCGAAGCGCCGAGGTGGCGAAGCTCTTTAACGATTCAGGGATCCTGACAATCTGCGCCTTTGTCGCACCGCACGATGCGGTGCGCGTCAAGGCCAAGCAGGTCATCGGCGGTGAACGCTGCGTGTCGGTTTACCTCAAGTGCGATCCGCAGATCGCGGAACAGCGCGACCGCACTGGTGCATGGGCCGCCGCCCGCGAGGCGAAGATGGCCAGCTTCCCCGGCGTGAGCGCGACGTTCGAAGAACCTTCAGCCGCGGACCTGGTGCTGGAAACCGACAAGCTGACCGTTGACGAATCGGTAG